The following are from one region of the Capsicum annuum cultivar UCD-10X-F1 chromosome 1, UCD10Xv1.1, whole genome shotgun sequence genome:
- the LOC107872456 gene encoding glyoxylate/hydroxypyruvate reductase HPR3 produces the protein MDQSKTQTNLPELLVINPSPVFIIHQQQFSQKFKLLKAYESPLSTDLFLQTNAQSTKALICYGKSPVTTNILNLLPSLQLVVTASTGFNHIDLDKCRSRGIAVANTRDVFSEDTADIGVGLLIDVLRKISAGDRFVRSGNWTANIQYPLGSQLGGKHVGIVGLGNIGLKVATRLEAFGCKISYNSRQKKPVPYNFYPNVGALASNCNVLVICCILSVETRHMIDKDVLKALGKDGILINVARGPIVDEKELVNFLAEGEIAGAGLDVFENEPKVPQELYSLDNVVLTPHRAAFTEEAFSSAFQIILANLEAFFSNKPLISPV, from the exons ATGGATCAATCTAAAACACAAACCAATCTCCCAGAGCTCCTAGTCATTAACCCATCCCCAGTATTCATAATCCACCAACAACAAttctcacaaaaattcaaactcCTCAAAGCATATGAATCTCCACTCTCCACAGACCTCTTCCTACAGACAAATGCACAGTCCACTAAAGCCCTCATCTGCTATGGCAAAAGCCCAGTCACAACCAACATACTAAATCTTCTCCCTTCTCTTCAGCTAGTTGTCACTGCTAGCACTGGATTCAACCATATTGATCTTGATAAGTGTCGAAGCCGGGGTATTGCTGTTGCTAATACACGTGATGTATTCTCTGAAGATACTGCTGATATTGGTGTTGGATTGTTGATTGATGTGCTAAGGAAAATTAGCGCTGGTGATCGCTTTGTTCGCTCTGGAAATTGGACTGCCAACATTCAGTACCCTTTGGGTTCGCAG TTGGGAGGTAAGCATGTTGGAATAGTTGGTTTAGGCAACATTGGTTTAAAAGTTGCAACAAGGCTAGAGGCATTTGGCTGCAAAATTTCATACAATTCCAGGCAGAAGAAACCAGTTCCCTACAATTTCTACCCAAACGTTGGTGCACTTGCATCCAACTGCAACGTCCTCGTCATATGCTGCATATTGAGTGTCGAAACTCGTCACATGATTGACAAGGATGTTCTAAAAGCATTGGGGAAGGATGGCATCCTCATCAACGTTGCTCGCGGACCGATCGTTGATGAGAAAGAACTGGTGAATTTTTTGGCTGAAGGTGAGATTGCAGGTGCTGGTTTGGATGTGTTTGAGAATGAACCAAAGGTTCCTCAAGAGTTGTATTCATTGGATAATGTTGTGCTCACACCACACAGAGCTGCCTTCACAGAGGAAGCTTTTTCAAGTGCTTTCCAAATTATTCTGGCCAACTTAGAAGCCTTTTTCTCAAATAAACCTTTGATTTCTCCAGTATAA
- the LOC107872466 gene encoding glyoxylate/hydroxypyruvate reductase HPR3: MAEPNNKELPEVIVLGIPWFLKFYGQQFSQNFKLLKPWESSLPLEQFITTHAQSVKAMLCSGGTRVNPSFLSQFPSLRVIVTTSAGLNHMDLSECRRLGISVANAGTIFSEDVADCAVGLLIDVLRKITAADGFVRNGLWPMNVVYPLSSKVGGRKVGLVGLGSIGLKVAKRLEAFGCIISYQSRKKKPVPYPFYPDVHQLATKCDVLVICCALTDQTRHLINKEVLLALGKEGIIINIARGPIINEMELVQCLMQGEIAGAGLDVFENEPNVPEELLSLDNVVLSPHVAYLTEESFQDLYELMSGNLEAFFFNKPLLSPVLDD; this comes from the exons ATGGCAGAACCCAATAACAAGGAGCTGCCGGAAGTCATTGTCCTCGGCATCCCATGGTTTCTAAAATTCTACGGCCAACAATTCTCCCAAAATTTCAAACTCCTAAAGCCATGGGAATCATCACTTCCATTGGAACAATTCATAACTACACATGCTCAATCCGTAAAGGCCATGCTTTGCTCCGGCGGGACACGTGTCAATCCGTCGTTCCTCAGCCAGTTCCCTTCTCTTCGCGTGATTGTTACCACCAGCGCTGGCCTTAACCATATGGATCTAAGCGAGTGTCGACGTTTAGGAATCTCCGTTGCTAATGCGGGTACTATTTTCTCAGAGGATGTTGCTGATTGTGCTGTTGGATTGTTGATTGATGTGTTAAGGAAGATTACTGCTGCGGATGGGTTTGTTAGGAATGGACTTTGGCCTATGAATGTGGTCTACCCGCTCAGTTCCAAG GTGGGAGGCAGGAAAGTTGGACTTGTTGGGCTAGGTAGCATAGGCCTAAAAGTTGCAAAAAGGCTTGAAGCATTTGGCTGCATTATATCATACCAGTCGAGGAAGAAAAAGCCTGTTCCCTACCCTTTCTATCCTGATGTTCATCAACTAGCAACCAAATGTGATGTCCTCGTCATTTGTTGTGCATTGACAGACCAAACTCGTCACCTGATCAACAAGGAGGTTCTACTGGCACTCGGAAAAGAAGGAATTATCATTAATATTGCACGAGGACCCATAATCAATGAGATGGAGCTGGTTCAATGTTTGATGCAGGGAGAGATTGCAGGTGCTGGCTTGGATGTTTTCGAGAATGAACCTAATGTTCCTGAAGAGCTCCTTTCATTGGATAATGTTGTGCTGTCACCGCATGTTGCTTATTTAACTGAGGAGTCTTTTCAAGATTTATATGAACTCATGTCAGGGAATTTGGAAGCTTTCTTCTTCAACAAACCTTTGCTTTCTCCAGTTTTGGATGACTGA
- the LOC107872474 gene encoding glyoxylate/hydroxypyruvate reductase HPR3 yields MAEATSELKEVIVLGRPTVFQFYDQQLSQKFKIYKQWESSLPLEQFISRHAQAVEAMICSPKRIGSQISSSILNLLPLLRVIVTTSTGLDHIDLVECRRRGISVASAATAFSEDVADFAVGLLIDVLRKITAADRFVRNGLWPLTGDFPLGSKVGSRKVGIVGLGSIGLKVAQRLEAFGCIISYQSRKKKPVSYPFYPDIHELATRCDVLVICCALTDQTRHVINKEVLLTLGKKGVIINIARGGIINEMELVQCLKQGEIAGAGLDVFENEPNVPEELLSLDNVVLTRHVAFYTEDSFRAIYELVCGNLEAFFLNKPLLSPVLDD; encoded by the exons ATGGCAGAAGCAACAAGCGAGTTGAAAGAGGTAATAGTCCTGGGCCGTCCAACGGTATTCCAATTCTACGACCAACAGTtatcacaaaaattcaaaatctacaAACAATGGGAATCATCATTGCCATTGGAGCAATTCATAAGTAGACATGCTCAAGCTGTAGAAGCAATGATTTGTTCTCCTAAGCGTATTGGCAGCCAGATATCTTCCTCAATACTCAATCTCTTACCTTTACTACGCGTTATTGTTACTACTAGTACTGGCCTGGACCATATTGATCTTGTTGAGTGTCGCCGCCGCGGTATCTCTGTTGCAAGTGCTGCTACTGCTTTCTCAGAGGATGTTGCTGACTTTGCTGTTGGATTGTTGATTGATGTGTTAAGGAAGATTACTGCTGCGGATAGGTTTGTTAGGAATGGACTTTGGCCTCTTACTGGGGACTTTCCCCTTGGTTCAAAG GTGGGAAGCAGGAAAGTCGGAATAGTTGGGCTGGGAAGCATAGGTCTAAAAGTTGCACAAAGGCTTGAAGCATTTGGCTGCATTATATCATACCAGTCGAGGAAGAAAAAGCCTGTTTCTTACCCTTTCTATCCTGACATTCATGAACTAGCAACCAGATGTGATGTCCTTGTCATTTGTTGTGCATTGACAGACCAAACCCGCCACGTGATCAATAAGGAGGTTCTACTGACACTCGGGAAAAAAGGAGTAATCATCAATATAGCACGAGGAGGCATAATCAATGAGATGGAGTTGGTACAATGTTTAAAGCAGGGAGAGATTGCAGGTGCTGGGTTGGATGTTTTCGAAAATGAACCTAATGTTCCTGAAGAGCTCCTTTCATTGGATAATGTTGTATTGACACGTCATGTTGCTTTTTATACCGAGGATTCTTTTAGAGCTATATATGAACTCGTATGCGGGAATCTGGAAGCTTTCTTCTTGAACAAGCCTTTGCTTTCTCCAGTTTTGGATGACtaa
- the LOC107872488 gene encoding glyoxylate/hydroxypyruvate reductase HPR3 translates to MKEVIVLGRPIIFQFYDQQLSQKFKVYKPWESSLPLEQFITTYAQSVEAMICSPMRIGSQISSSILNLLPLLRVIVTPSTGLDHIDLVECRRRGISVASAPTVFSEDVADFSVGLLIDVLRKITAADRFVRNGLWPLRGDFPLGSKVGSRKVGIVGLGSIGLKVAQRLEAFGCIISYQSRKKKPVSYPFYPDIHELATRCDVLVICCALTDQTRHLINKEVLLALGKEGIIINIARGPIINEMELVQCLKQGEIAGAGLDVFENEPNVPEELPSLDNVVLTRHVAYYTEDSFKTIYELICGNLEAFFLNKPLLSPVLDD, encoded by the exons ATGAAGGAGGTAATAGTCCTTGGCCGTCCAATAATTTTCCAATTCTACGACCAACAGTTATCACAAAAATTCAAAGTCTACAAACCATGGGAATCATCATTGCCATTGGAGCAATTCATTACTACATATGCTCAATCTGTAGAAGCAATGATTTGTTCTCCTATGCGTATTGGCAGCCAGATATCTTCCTCAATACTCAACCTCTTACCTTTACTACGCGTCATTGTTACTCCTAGTACTGGCCTCGACCATATTGATCTTGTCGAGTGTCGCCGCCGCGGTATCTCCGTTGCTAGTGCTCCTACTGTTTTTTCTGAGGATGTTGCTGATTTTTCTGTTGGATTGTTGATTGATGTGCTCAGGAAGATTACTGCTGCGGACAGGTTTGTTAGGAATGGGCTTTGGCCTCTTAGGGGGGACTTCCCCCTTGGTTCAAAG GTGGGAAGCAGGAAAGTCGGAATAGTTGGACTGGGAAGCATAGGTCTAAAAGTTGCACAAAGGCTTGAAGCATTTGGCTGCATTATATCATACCAGTCGAGGAAGAAAAAGCCTGTTTCTTACCCTTTCTATCCTGACATTCATGAACTAGCAACCAGATGTGATGTCCTTGTCATTTGTTGTGCATTGACAGACCAAACCCGCCACTTGATCAACAAGGAGGTTCTACTGGCACTCGGAAAAGAAGGAATAATCATTAATATTGCACGAGGACCCATAATCAACGAGATGGAGTTGGTACAGTGTTTAAAGCAGGGAGAGATTGCAGGTGCCGGGTTGGATGTTTTCGAAAATGAACCTAATGTTCCGGAAGAGCTCCCTTCATTGGATAATGTTGTGTTGACACGTCATGTTGCTTATTATACCGAGGATTCTTTTAAAACTATATATGAACTCATATGCGGGAATCTAGAAGCTTTCTTCTTGAACAAGCCTTTGCTTTCTCCAGTTTTGGATGACTAA